A genome region from Sphingomonas sp. BGYR3 includes the following:
- the lptD gene encoding LPS assembly protein LptD produces MTRTLFLLSCALTGCVAAPAWAQDLSERPVDPPPPSAEGTPPIEEQVQFESDQLEYDTDTEIVSAAGDVRLFREGSRLRADKVTWNRNTGIVVAEGNVAIVSPEGDTAYGDRIELTDSLKDGVVDNILVVLEQGGRLAAERGERLENGGIIVDRAAYTPCSVTDSKGCPKEPSWKITAVRVVYDPVRERIRYSGARLAIFGIASLPLPEFSHPAGESSDRGILSPLVRLDRVNGLELAVPYYWNLAPNRDLTITPHLFTSTLPMIEGEYRALTATGSYRVRAFGTYSRVQDDLASTATDPGSSELRGYLEGNARFQLNPNWSFTGAIRLASDQTFLRRYDISRDDRLRNVVRVERMDETSYFSISGWAVQTLRITENQRVQPIALPEIDFRKRLGDGVVGGMFEFQLNTLALSREEGQDTQRAFASARWDLRRLTPWGHEVTLTAYARGDAYNTRDTLSTLVPSYRGEEGFRTRGVAAAAVDVKWPFIGGFLGGTQRITPRFQVVAAPPIDNFDVPNEDARAVDLEDSNLFALNRFPGYDRFEDSTRFTAGVEYALDLPGVAINTTVGQSFRLTSRSSILPDGTGLSEKVSDIVGRTDVRFRDFLRFTHRYRLDKDNFAVRRNEIDATIGTRRTYAQLGYLRLNRDVSFDLADLQDREEARVGGRVAISRFWSVFGSALVDLTDQREDLLSTSDGFSPIRHRVGVAYDDDCLRLGVTWRRDYQDNGDARRGNSFLLTLELLNLGR; encoded by the coding sequence GTGACGCGCACCCTGTTCCTGCTTTCCTGTGCGCTGACCGGATGCGTCGCCGCGCCCGCCTGGGCGCAGGATCTGTCCGAGCGACCCGTGGACCCCCCGCCGCCCTCTGCAGAGGGCACACCGCCCATCGAGGAACAGGTCCAGTTCGAATCCGACCAGCTGGAATATGACACCGACACCGAAATCGTGTCGGCGGCCGGCGATGTCCGCCTGTTCCGCGAAGGAAGCCGCCTGCGCGCCGACAAGGTGACGTGGAACCGCAACACCGGCATCGTCGTGGCGGAGGGTAATGTCGCCATCGTCAGCCCGGAGGGCGACACTGCCTATGGCGACCGGATCGAGCTGACCGATTCGCTAAAGGATGGCGTCGTCGACAACATCCTGGTGGTGCTGGAACAGGGCGGACGACTGGCGGCAGAGCGGGGCGAGCGGCTGGAAAATGGCGGGATCATCGTCGATCGCGCTGCCTATACGCCGTGTTCCGTCACCGATTCGAAAGGCTGTCCAAAGGAGCCGAGCTGGAAGATCACGGCGGTTCGCGTTGTTTACGATCCAGTTCGGGAACGCATCCGGTACAGCGGTGCGCGGCTGGCCATTTTCGGGATCGCGTCCCTGCCGCTGCCCGAATTCTCGCATCCGGCCGGCGAATCCAGCGATCGCGGCATTTTGTCCCCGCTGGTCCGGCTGGACCGCGTCAACGGGCTTGAACTGGCCGTCCCTTATTACTGGAACCTCGCGCCCAATCGCGATCTGACCATCACGCCGCATCTGTTCACCAGCACCCTGCCGATGATCGAGGGCGAATATCGGGCGCTGACCGCCACCGGCAGCTATCGCGTGCGGGCGTTCGGCACCTATAGCCGGGTGCAGGACGACCTTGCATCGACGGCAACCGATCCGGGCAGCAGCGAGCTTCGCGGCTATCTCGAGGGCAATGCCCGGTTCCAGCTGAACCCGAACTGGAGCTTTACCGGCGCGATCCGGCTGGCCAGCGACCAGACGTTCCTCCGCCGCTATGACATTTCGCGCGATGACCGGCTGCGCAACGTCGTCCGTGTCGAGCGGATGGACGAGACGAGCTATTTCTCCATCAGCGGCTGGGCCGTGCAGACGCTGCGCATTACCGAAAATCAGCGGGTGCAGCCCATCGCCCTGCCCGAAATCGATTTTCGCAAGCGGTTGGGCGACGGCGTGGTCGGCGGGATGTTCGAGTTTCAGCTCAACACGCTGGCCCTGTCGCGCGAAGAGGGACAGGATACGCAGCGCGCCTTTGCCTCTGCCCGATGGGACCTGCGGCGGCTGACGCCCTGGGGGCATGAGGTCACGCTGACCGCCTATGCCCGCGGCGATGCCTATAACACCCGCGATACGCTATCGACGCTGGTGCCCAGCTATCGCGGGGAAGAAGGGTTCCGGACGCGCGGCGTGGCGGCGGCGGCGGTTGACGTTAAATGGCCGTTCATCGGCGGGTTTCTGGGTGGCACTCAGCGGATCACCCCCCGGTTTCAGGTGGTTGCCGCGCCGCCCATCGACAATTTCGACGTGCCGAACGAGGACGCACGCGCGGTCGATCTGGAAGATTCCAACCTGTTCGCGCTGAACCGGTTTCCCGGATATGACCGGTTCGAGGATTCGACCCGGTTCACCGCCGGAGTTGAATACGCGCTCGACCTGCCCGGCGTTGCGATCAACACCACTGTGGGACAGAGCTTTCGCCTGACCAGCCGGTCCAGCATCCTGCCCGACGGCACCGGCCTGTCGGAAAAGGTGTCCGACATTGTCGGGCGAACCGATGTGCGCTTTCGCGATTTCCTGCGCTTCACGCATCGTTACCGGCTGGACAAGGACAATTTTGCGGTCCGCCGGAACGAGATCGACGCCACGATCGGCACCCGCCGGACCTATGCTCAGCTGGGCTATCTGAGGCTGAACCGCGACGTTTCGTTCGATCTGGCCGACCTTCAGGACCGCGAGGAAGCGCGGGTCGGCGGACGCGTGGCGATCAGTCGGTTCTGGTCTGTGTTCGGTTCGGCATTGGTCGATCTGACCGATCAGCGCGAGGATCTGCTATCGACGTCGGACGGATTTTCCCCGATCCGCCACCGGGTTGGCGTCGCTTATGACGATGACTGCCTGCGGCTGGGGGTCACCTGGCGGCGGGATTATCAGGACAATGGCGATGCGCGGCGGGGCAACAGTTTCCTGCTGACACTGGAATTGCTGAACCTTGGCCGCTAA
- a CDS encoding leucyl aminopeptidase — protein sequence MDIRFSAEPANETLILYAVDKPAFEAGTFGALDPTALALVKAAASASRFSAEAGAIVEIVVPHGDAVQRIGLIGIGAGDEPALEKAGGAVTARYLISGTTAIAIDLSAVSPTPRAVSRLALAARLRAWRHDAYRTKLSDKAKPSLKHLTIHGAPEGSEAAWRDGAALASGVEFTRTLVTEPANILYPESFVDRCRDLADLGIELTVLDAAAMRDLGMGALLGVAQGSVREARMLAMRWDGRGNGGNPDVALVGKGVTFDTGGISLKPGPGMEDMKWDMGGAGAVVGAMRALALRKAKAHVLGVVGLVENMPDGNAQRPGDVVTSMSGQTIEVLNTDAEGRLVLCDVLTWVQRNHRPGTIVDLATLTGAMIVSLGHEHGGLFANDDDLAAQLTAAGLATGDKLWRFPLSDAYDKLIDSPIADMKNIGPRYAGSITAAQFLKRFVDAGVRWAHLDIAGMVWSDKPGATHDKGATGYGVRLLDRFVADHFER from the coding sequence ATGGATATCCGCTTTTCCGCAGAACCCGCCAACGAGACGCTGATCCTTTATGCCGTCGACAAACCGGCGTTCGAAGCAGGCACCTTTGGCGCACTGGACCCCACGGCGCTCGCGCTGGTCAAGGCAGCGGCCAGCGCCAGCCGGTTTTCGGCCGAGGCCGGCGCGATCGTTGAAATCGTCGTCCCGCATGGGGACGCGGTGCAGCGCATCGGCCTGATCGGCATCGGTGCCGGGGACGAACCGGCGCTGGAAAAGGCGGGCGGGGCGGTGACTGCACGTTATTTGATCAGCGGGACGACCGCCATCGCCATCGACCTGTCCGCCGTTTCGCCGACGCCGCGCGCGGTATCCCGGCTGGCGCTCGCGGCGCGGCTGCGCGCATGGCGGCACGACGCCTATCGCACCAAGCTGTCGGACAAGGCCAAGCCGAGCCTGAAGCATCTGACCATTCACGGCGCTCCAGAGGGCAGCGAGGCCGCCTGGCGCGACGGCGCCGCACTGGCGTCGGGAGTCGAATTCACCCGTACGCTGGTGACCGAACCGGCGAACATCCTGTACCCCGAAAGCTTTGTCGATCGGTGCCGCGATCTTGCCGATCTGGGCATCGAACTGACCGTGCTGGATGCAGCCGCGATGCGCGACCTTGGCATGGGCGCGCTGCTGGGTGTGGCGCAGGGTTCGGTGCGGGAGGCGCGGATGCTGGCCATGCGCTGGGATGGCCGTGGCAATGGCGGCAACCCGGATGTCGCGCTGGTGGGAAAGGGGGTCACTTTTGACACCGGCGGCATTTCGCTGAAGCCCGGGCCGGGCATGGAGGACATGAAGTGGGACATGGGCGGTGCCGGTGCCGTCGTTGGCGCGATGCGCGCGCTCGCCCTGCGCAAGGCAAAGGCGCATGTGCTTGGCGTTGTCGGCCTGGTCGAAAACATGCCCGACGGCAATGCGCAGCGGCCGGGCGATGTTGTCACGTCCATGTCGGGACAGACGATCGAGGTGCTGAACACCGATGCTGAAGGGCGGCTGGTGCTGTGCGATGTCCTGACCTGGGTTCAGCGCAATCACCGGCCGGGCACCATCGTCGATCTGGCGACGCTGACCGGTGCGATGATCGTGTCGCTGGGGCATGAACATGGCGGCCTGTTCGCCAATGACGATGATCTGGCGGCTCAGCTGACGGCGGCGGGGCTGGCGACGGGTGACAAATTGTGGCGCTTTCCGTTGTCGGATGCCTATGACAAGCTGATCGATAGCCCGATTGCCGACATGAAGAATATCGGTCCGCGCTATGCCGGGTCGATCACGGCAGCGCAGTTCCTGAAGCGGTTCGTGGATGCCGGGGTGCGCTGGGCGCATCTCGACATTGCCGGCATGGTATGGTCGGACAAGCCGGGCGCCACGCATGACAAGGGCGCGACGGGGTATGGCGTGCGCCTGCTCGACCGGTTCGTGGCGGATCATTTCGAGCGCTGA
- a CDS encoding DNA polymerase III subunit chi, whose protein sequence is MQVDFYHLATTPIDRVLPRLAERVVAGGGRLLVVSGDAGQRQRIDESLWTYSPASFLAHAQAGQGDDSIQPVLIAGDADRPGNGARHVLIADGEWRDAALAFDRAFHLFDDQAIDAARGAWRALAGREEVERRFWKQDEDGRWHQAA, encoded by the coding sequence ATGCAGGTCGATTTCTACCATCTGGCCACGACGCCGATCGACCGGGTGCTGCCGCGCCTGGCCGAACGGGTCGTGGCCGGTGGTGGCCGGTTGCTGGTGGTCAGCGGCGATGCCGGCCAGCGCCAGCGGATCGACGAAAGCCTGTGGACCTATTCTCCCGCCAGCTTCCTCGCTCATGCGCAGGCGGGGCAGGGCGATGACAGCATTCAGCCGGTGCTGATTGCCGGGGATGCCGACCGGCCGGGCAATGGCGCTCGCCACGTCCTGATCGCCGATGGCGAATGGCGGGATGCCGCGCTTGCCTTTGACCGCGCCTTTCACCTGTTTGACGATCAGGCGATCGATGCGGCGCGGGGCGCGTGGCGGGCGCTGGCCGGGCGCGAGGAGGTCGAACGGCGGTTCTGGAAGCAGGACGAGGACGGGCGCTGGCATCAGGCGGCCTGA
- the ndk gene encoding nucleoside-diphosphate kinase, translated as MAANRTFSIIKPDATRRNLTGAVVKMLEEAGLRVVASKRIRMTRQQAEGFYGVHKDRPFFADLVAFMTSGPVVVQVLEGENAVARNREIMGATNPENAAPGTIRKELAESIEANTVHGSDSDENAAIEIAFFFKPEEIVG; from the coding sequence ATGGCCGCGAACCGGACCTTTTCGATCATCAAGCCCGATGCCACCCGCCGCAACCTGACCGGTGCGGTCGTCAAGATGCTGGAGGAGGCCGGCCTGCGCGTCGTCGCTTCCAAGCGCATCCGCATGACCCGCCAGCAGGCGGAAGGCTTTTATGGCGTTCACAAGGATCGCCCCTTCTTCGCCGATCTGGTCGCGTTCATGACCAGCGGCCCGGTGGTGGTCCAGGTGCTGGAAGGCGAGAATGCCGTTGCCCGCAACCGCGAGATCATGGGCGCGACCAACCCGGAAAACGCCGCTCCCGGCACGATCCGCAAGGAACTGGCCGAATCGATCGAGGCGAACACCGTCCACGGTTCGGACAGCGACGAGAATGCCGCGATCGAAATCGCGTTCTTCTTCAAGCCGGAAGAAATCGTCGGCTAA